The Malus domestica chromosome 10, GDT2T_hap1 genome contains a region encoding:
- the LOC103429730 gene encoding uncharacterized protein isoform X21, protein MSKPSLRLQFTKLLVFYHVLLWQLGHWPQSKLHCRADVARLPEDEVSALRDFMSNTELRPEQIIEVTYCSDVVRTYGFVIECNCTNESGCRITGIRMSYLGLTGTIHEKVGDLTSLTYLILSNNTLHGGIPDTIGNLKNLQVLDLSRNQLNGSIPASLGRLVSLEYLYLQYNLLSQGIPPSFGSLTKLTELNLQFNMISDSIPEDFGNLSSLTIMELSENQLSGPLPQSLGNLTTLTTFYVSANNLSGKFPETYGNLTSLKKFSIAGNYISGPLPVETIAKWTNITHLVLVGNNFEGNLTEKIFRLPKLQYLLITDLANNSFPLPPKINNSANFISLTLRNCSINGTIPKYIGENMTSLRYLDLSFNKLTGGLPQNMSSKMIYMSFSRNMLNGTIAPSILGDSQTRIDLSFNYFSAEGSPVQSNQQLNLFACCRNSSTTEPQMMDPFEMKNRYCPENEPEYHSLFINCGGEETIVDGHQYDQDNDTSLFYTSPKKSWAYSLSGDFGVPESNTSNYIKSMTRGVHEAPLYEKARFSPISLEYYVFCLRKGNYIVTLYFKEIVDSKDEDYSSLRKRVFDVYIQDVRRLDYFKIREEEGTTEGPITKKISAVVVNDSGLLNIHLYWPGKGSYQYHPSFNGPLISAISVTPEFDPDKSKGQFVALITLASIVAALPLSLAFAWRMGWLPSEGFPKIETSQEKIVDEYQDSEELPSQEENGDEQRNTKDQGTRKNTEKYQGQEEIGDEHQDNEELPSQEEIGDEHQDNEELPSQEEIGDEHQDNEELPSQEEIGDEPRNTKGQEEVGDEQRNTKDQGRRKNTKTKRKKKEKLGDEHPNIVKKLGMFGLSYGFPLGMSSEELPSQEEIGDKHQDSEEFPSKEEIGDEHQDSEELPSQEEIGDEQRNTKGQQEINDEQRNTKDQGRRKNTETKRKKKEKIGDDHPDTVKKLGQEEIGEEHQDSEELPNQEEIGDEHQDREELPSQEEIGDEQRNTKGQEEIGDEQRNTKDQGRRKNTETKRKKKEKIGDERPNTIKKLGMFGLSYGLPLDMSSEELPSKEEIGDEHQDSEELPSQEEIGDEQRNTKDQGRRKNTETKRKKKEKIGDERPNTVKKLGMFGLSYGLPLDMSSEELPSQEEIGDEQRKTKDQGRWKNTETKRKKKEKIGDEHPDTVKKLGMLGLSYGFPLGMSSEELPSEEEIGDEQQDSEELPSQEEIGDEQRNRKGQEEIGEEQRNTKDQGRQKNTETKRKKKEKIGDEHPDTVKKLGMFGLSYGFPLGMSNEELPSQEEIGDEHQDSEELPSQQEIGDEQRNKKGQEEIGDEQRNTKDQGRWKNTETKTKKKEKIGDEHPDTVKKLGMLGLSYGFPLGMSSEELPSEEEIGDEHQDSEELPSQEEIGDEQRNRKGQEEIGDEQRNTKDQGRRKNTETKRKKKEKIGDEHPDTVKKLGMFGLSYGFPLGMSSEELPSQEEIGDEHQDSEKLPSQEEIGDEQRNMKGQEEIGDEQRNTKDQGRRKNTETKMKKKEKIGDEHPDIVKKLGMLGSSYGFPLGMSSEELPSQEEISDEHQDNEELPSQEKIGDEQRNTKGQEEIGDEQRNTKDQGRRKNTKTKMKKKEKIGDEHPDTVKKLGMLGLSYGFPLGMSSEELLSQEEIGDEHQDSEELRSQEEISDEQRNTKGQEEIGDEQINTKDQGRRTNTKTRRKKNEKIGDEHLDAVKELINATENFSDKKKLGHSETFFMAQLPSHTVAVKKLDSAHFKGKIDKLKEEIGIIESLQHNNILKLLHAYIGKDLQFLVYEYMENKSLEDILFGSSTSGTIKLDWNTRVNICLGIAQGLQYLHERVQIVHTNIKSANILLNEKLEAKISDFGFANLYSEEDKVMAIGRETKKGYTAPEYLQTDDLDSKLDVFSFGVVVLEIVSGERNVRNQSKKETEVLLDRAYKANRNGNLKSLVDKNLSTFDEREALIILKLALECTTMGASVRPEMSGVVSVLLGEKSIDEVCSPAKPTGDINVVGSLEELAGISDMAAKPTGDINVVGSLEESAGISDMAESLSPLWGS, encoded by the exons ATGAGTAAGCCTTCTCTAAGACTGCAGTTTACTAAGCTTCTTGTTTTTTACCATGTTCTACTTTGGCAACTTGGACACTGGCCTCAATCCAAACTCCACTGCAGAGCCGACGTGGCTCGACTGCCGGAAGATGAAG TGTCTGCTCTCCGTGACTTTATGAGCAACACAGAGTTAAGGCCAGAGCAAATCATTGAGGTGACGTATTGCAGTGATGTAGTCCGGACTTACGGTTTTGTCATCGAATGTAATTGCACTAATGAGAGTGGATGCCGGATCACTGGAAT TAGAATGAGCTACTTAGGTTTAACTGGAACTATTCATGAAAAAGTGGGTGATCTTACAAGCCTAACCTACCT CATTCTATCCAACAACACACTTCATGGCGGAATACCAGACACCATTGGGAATTTGAAGAATCTCCAAGTCCT GGATCTATCGCGAAATCAACTCAATGGTTCAATACCAGCAAGCTTAGGGCGCTTGGTTTCTCTTGAATATCT ATATCTGCAATACAACTTGCTTAGCCAAGGTATACCACCAAGTTTTGGTTCACTGACGAAACTTACTGAATT GAATCTGCAGTTTAATATGATATCAGACTCAATTCCTGAGGATTTTGGAAATCTTTCGAGTCTTACAATTAT GGAACTGTCTGAGAATCAGCTGTCTGGTCCTCTTCCACAAAGCCTCGGAAACTTGACAACTCTCACAACCTT CTATGTGTCAGCCAATAATTTGAGTGGGAAATTTCCAGAAACTTATGGAAACCTCACAAGCCTGAAAAAGTT TTCGATAGCCGGGAATTACATTTCTGGTCCCTTACCAGTTGAAACCATAGCCAAGTGGACTAATATCACTCACCT GGTGCTCGTGGGAAACAATTTCGAAGGAAACTTGACTGAAAAAATATTCCGCTTGCCAAAGCTTCAGTATCT GTTGATAACTGACCTggcaaataatagtttcccaTTACCACCAAAAATCAACAACAGTGCCAATTTCATTTCTCT AACACTGAGGAACTGCTCAATCAACGGCACAATCCCCAAATACATTGGTGAAAATATGACATCCCTAAGATACCT AGACTTGAGCTTCAATAAGTTAACTGGTGGCCTCCCTCAGAATATGAGTTCAAAAATGATTTACat GTCTTTTTCTAGAAATATGCTTAACGGGACAATCGCACCTTCGATACTTGGGGACTCCCAAACTAGGAT AGATCTTTCGTTCAACTATTTTTCAGCAGAAGGCTCTCCAGTACAAAGCAACCAACAACT GAACTTGTTTGCATGCTGCCGCAACTCCTCAACCACTGAGCCACAAat GATGGATCCATTTGAAATGAAGAACAGATACTGTCCTGAAAACGAACCGGAGT ACCATTCCTTGTTTATTAATTGTGGTGGTGAAGAAACAATCGTAGATGGGCATCAATATGATCAAGATAATGACACATCCCTCTTTTACACAAGTCCAAAGAAAAGCTGGGCTTACAGCCTTTCCGGAGACTTTGGTGTACCAGAAAGTAATACTAGTAATTATATCAAGAGCATGACACGTGGAGTTCATGAGGCACCGTTGTATGAAAAAGCTCGGTTTTCCCCGATATCTCTCGAGTATTATGTTTTTTGTCTACGCAAAGGCAATTATATTGTGACGCTTTATTTCAAGGAAATTGTAGACAGTAAGGATGAAGATTATAGTAGTTTAAGAAAACGCGTATTTGATGTATATATTCAG GATGTGAGGAGACTAGATTATTTCAAGATTAGGGAGGAGGAGGGAACTACAGAAGGACCAATAACTAAAAAGATTTCAGCTGTGGTTGTAAATGATAGCGGTCTATTGAACATCCACTTGTACTGGCCTGGAAAGGGATCGTATCAATACCATCCTAGTTTTAATGGACCTCTAATATCAGCTATTTCTGTGACTCCTG AGTTCGATCCCGATAAAAGCAAAGGTCAATTTGTTGCATTGATTACGCTTGCTTCAATTGTTGCTGCTCTGCCGCTTTCATTGGCTTTTGCTTGGAGGATGGGCTGGCTGCCAAGCGAAGGGTTCCCCA AAATCGAAACAAGTCAAGAAAAAATAGTTGATGAGTATCAAGACAGCGAAGAGCTCCCCA GTCAAGAAGAAAATGGTGATGAGCAGAGAAACACGAAAGATCAAGGCACGCGgaagaacacagaaaaatatcAAG GTCAAGAAGAAATAGGAGATGAGCATCAAGACAACGAAGAGCTCCCCA GTCAAGAAGAAATAGGAGATGAGCATCAAGACAACGAAGAGCTCCCCA GTCAAGAAGAAATAGGTGATGAGCATCAAGACAACGAAGAGCTCCCCA GTCAAGAAGAAATAGGTGATGAGCCGAGAAACACGAAAGGTCAAGAAGAAGTAGGAGATGAACAGAGAAACACGAAAGATCAAGGCAGGCGGaagaacacaaaaacaaagaggaagaaaaaggaaaaactaGGTGATGAGCATCCAAACATCGTCAAAAAATTGGGTATGTTCGGATTGAGCTATGGATTTCCGTTGGGAATGTCAAGCGAAGAGCTCCCCA GTCAAGAAGAAATAGGTGATAAGCATCAGGACAGCGAAGAGTTCCCCA GTAAAGAAGAAATAGGTGATGAGCATCAAGACAGCGAAGAGCTCCCCA GTCAAGAAGAAATAGGTGATGAGCAGAGAAACACGAAAGGTCAACAAGAAATAAATGACGAGCAGAGAAACACGAAAGATCAAGGCAGGCGGAAGAACACAGaaacaaagaggaagaaaaaggaaaaaataggTGATGATCATCCAGACACCGTAAAAAAATTGG GTCAAGAAGAAATAGGTGAGGAGCATCAAGACAGCGAAGAGCTCCCCA aTCAAGAAGAAATAGGTGATGAGCATCAAGACAGGGAAGAGCTCCCCA GCCAAGAAGAAATAGGTGATGAGCAGAGAAACACGAAAGGTCAAGAAGAAATAGGTGATGAGCAGAGAAACACGAAAGATCAAGGCAGGCGGAAGAACACAGaaacaaagaggaagaaaaaggaaaaaataggTGATGAGCGTCCAAACACCATCAAAAAATTGGGTATGTTCGGATTGAGCTATGGATTACCGTTGGATATGTCAAGCGAAGAGCTCCCCA GTAAAGAAGAAATAGGTGATGAGCATCAAGACAGCGAAGAACTCCCCA GCCAAGAAGAAATAGGTGATGAGCAGAGAAACACGAAAGATCAAGGCAGGCGGAAGAACACAGaaacaaagaggaagaaaaaggaaaaaataggTGATGAGCGTCCAAACACCGTCAAAAAATTGGGTATGTTCGGATTGAGCTATGGATTACCGTTGGATATGTCAAGCGAAGAGCTCCCCA gCCAAGAAGAAATAGGTGATGAGCAGAGAAAAACGAAAGATCAAGGCAGGTGGAAGAACACAGaaacaaagaggaagaaaaaggaaaaaataggTGATGAGCATCCCGACACCGTCAAAAAATTGGGTATGTTGGGATTGAGCTATGGATTTCCGTTGGGTATGTCAAGCGAAGAGCTCCCCA GTGAAGAAGAAATAGGTGatgaacaacaagatagcgaagAGCTCCCCA gtCAAGAAGAAATAGGTGATGAGCAGAGAAACAGGAAAGGTCAAGAAGAAATAGGTGAGGAGCAGAGAAACACGAAAGATCAAGGCAGGCAGAAGAACACagaaacaaaaaggaagaaaaaggaaaaaataggTGATGAGCATCCAGACACTGTAAAAAAATTGGGTATGTTCGGATTGAGCTATGGATTTCCGTTGGGTATGTCAAACGAAGAGCTCCCCA GTCAAGAAGAAATAGGTGATGAGCATCAAGACAGCGAAGAACTCCCCA GTCAACAAGAAATAGGTGATGAGCAGAGAAACAAGAAAGGTCAAGAAGAAATTGGTGATGAGCAGAGAAACACGAAAGATCAAGGCAGGTGGAAGAACACAGAAACAAAGacgaagaaaaaggaaaaaataggTGATGAGCATCCAGACACCGTCAAAAAATTGGGTATGTTGGGATTGAGCTATGGATTTCCGTTGGGTATGTCAAGCGAAGAGCTCCCCA GTGAAGAAGAAATAGGTGATGAGCATCAAGATAGCGAAGAGCTCCCCA gtCAAGAAGAAATAGGTGATGAGCAGAGAAACAGGAAAGGTCAAGAAGAAATAGGTGATGAGCAGAGAAACACGAAAGATCAAGGCAGGCGGAAGAACACTGaaacaaagaggaagaaaaaggaaaaaataggTGATGAGCATCCAGACACTGTAAAAAAATTGGGTATGTTCGGATTGAGCTATGGATTTCCGTTGGGTATGTCAAGCGAAGAGCTCCCCA GTCAAGAAGAAATAGGTGATGAGCATCAAGACAGCGAAAAGCTCCCTA GTCAAGAAGAAATAGGTGATGAGCAAAGAAACATGAAAGGTCAAGAAGAAATAGGGGATGAGCAGAGAAACACGAAAGATCAAGGTAGGCGGAAGAACACAGAaacaaagatgaagaaaaaggaaaaaataggTGATGAGCATCCAGACATTGTTAAAAAATTGGGTATGTTGGGATCGAGCTATGGATTTCCGTTGGGTATGTCAAGCGAAGAGCTCCCCA gTCAAGAAGAAATAAGTGATGAGCATCAAGACAACGAAGAGCTCCCCA GTCAAGAAAAAATAGGTGATGAGCAGAGAAACACGAAAGGTCAAGAAGAAATAGGGGATGAGCAGAGAAACACGAAAGATCAAGGCAGGCGGaagaacacaaaaacaaagatgaagaaaaaggaaaaaataggTGATGAGCATCCAGACACTGTTAAAAAATTGGGTATGTTGGGATTGAGCTATGGATTTCCGTTGGGTATGTCAAGCGAAGAGCTCCTCA GTCAAGAAGAAATAGGTGATGAGCATCAAGACAGCGAAGAGCTCCGCA GTCAAGAAGAAATAAGTGATGAGCAGAGAAACACGAAAGGTCAAGAAGAAATTGGTGATGAGCAGATAAACACGAAAGATCAAGGCAGGCGGACGAACAcaaaaacaaggaggaagaaaaatgaaaaaataggTGATGAGCATCTAGACGCCGTCAAAGAATTAATAAATGCTACCGAAAATTTTAGcgacaaaaaaaaacttggtcATTCTGAGACATTTTTTATG GCACAACTGCCAAGTCATACTGTGGCCGTGAAGAAACTAGATTCCGCTCATTTTAAGGGAAAAATCGATAAACTGAAAGAGGAAATTGGCATCATAGAGTCATTGCAACACAACAATATCCTTAAACTGTTGCATGCTTATATTGGAAAAGACCTCCAATTTCTTGTTTACGAATACATGGAAAATAAATCCCTTGAAGACATCTTATTTG GCTCGAGTACTTCTGGCACAATCAAGCTTGATTGGAATACAAGGGTTAACATTTGCTTGGGAATAGCACAGGGTTTGCAATATCTACATGAGAGAGTACAGATTGTTCATACGAATATAAAATCTGCTAATATTCTTCTTAATGAAAAACTTGAGGCTAAGATATCGGACTTTGGATTTGCAAATCTTTATTCTGAAGAAGATAAAGTTATGGCCATCGGAAGAGAAACAAAGAA AGGCTACACGGCGCCAGAGTATTTGCAAACGGATGATTTAGATAGCAAACTGGATGTTTTCAGCTTTGGGGTGGTCGTACTTGAAATTGTTAGTGGGGAGAGAAACGTACGTaaccaatcaaagaaggaaactGAGGTTCTTTTAGACAGG GCTTATAAAGCAAATAGAAACGGAAATTTGAAGAGCTTGGTTGATAAGAATTTGTCTACATTTGATGAAAGAGAAGCCCTTATCATCTTGAAATTAGCATTGGAGTGCACCACGATGGGTGCTAGTGTCAGACCTGAAATGTCTGGAGTTGTTAGTGTTCTTCTTGGCGAAAAAAGCATTGACGAGGTTTGTTCACCTGCCAAGCCCACTGGCGACATCAATGTTGTTGGTTCCCTCGAAGAGTTGGCAGGCATTTCTGATATGGCTGCCAAGCCCACTGGCGACATCAATGTTGTTGGTTCCCTCGAAGAGTCGGCAGGCATTTCTGATATGGCAGAGTCTCTTTCCCCACTTTGGGGAAGTTGA